The Quercus lobata isolate SW786 chromosome 4, ValleyOak3.0 Primary Assembly, whole genome shotgun sequence genome segment TATGACAAGTAAATAACTATTTAACTTAATGAGAATAATATTTCCTAATAAATTTTGCAATCACCAAAATATGAACAtggatatttaattatttagattaaactaaaaacatataGGCAAAAGCAACCTTAAGGGTGGTCTTGTGTGCACATCTCTGTGAGTATTGATCTCTCTCATAAAGTGCAAACTagcaaaacataaatattacaTAACATATatagatgcaaaattatttaATGGTTATTGACAAATTCAGTGATTCCTGCAATAAGACCAGTTGTTTGAGCAGCCGTATTTGGGTCCGTATCCACATCAATTTTGTTAAGGTAGAAACTGTGACCCATTCCAGGACTAGTCAAAAGCTTCACATCCTTATTAGCCTTCTTCAAAGCCTCATAGTACTCCATCTCAGTGTCTAAAATCAAGTCCTTCTCAGCTATGCAAAGCAAAAGAGGTGGCAAATTGAGCTCCTCTAATGATGGCGCTGCTTGGCCCATTGGACACGTTATGGGATGGTCTTTGTCGCACCCCAAAGGCAATGCTAAGCTCAAAAACTTGTCCACCATATCCAGTGTAAGAAATGGTGATTGAGGATGCTCTAACTCAGACTTACTCCTCTCTGATCTCACATAACCAGGGTGGATTGGAATTGCTCCAGCAAGTCTCAAAGGACTCAGATCAATTTTCCCAGCTCTTGCAGCCACTTCATGAACAATGTTCCCTCCTGAGCTATCTCCAATGAGGAACACACGGTTGAAATCAGCGTTTTCATTGAGCCAAGGCTCATGTGATTCACCTTTAGCCAAAGAACTGAGCCAAAGGAGAGCTGAATAGCCATCATCAATAGCTGTTGGCAAACGGTGGTCAGGAGCAAGGTGTAAATAAACTGAGACACAAATCACTCTAGCTGAACGTGCCATACGAGTGTACATGTTGTAGTACATGTACCAATCAGCTTGGCTAATGCAAAAACCACCACCATGGAAGTGAAGCAGGATTGGAAATTTGACGTTTTCTTCATCTGGGTTTTTCTCTGGAAGGTAAATCCGAGCTCTGAGTTTGCCAGAGTTTTTGACATCGTGTGTGGCTACACCATCCACGAATTCATGGTGTGGAGGGACTGGTTCAGCCATGAACTTGACTTCTGGCGGTCCAGTCCATGTTCGGTCGACTGAGCCGTCATCATAGACTCTCAACCAACCAGACACCTCCTCTACAATTTTCTTTGCTTGGACCATTGTGTACTTATTATCAAACACTATAATAATCTCTCTTTTTGCTagctctttctttttgtcaaaCACAAAAGAGTGAGTGAATAAGTTAAGCTTTTTGGTGTGAGAGTAAAAGCATGAGCATTGCTTTCTTTATATAGAAGTTTAAGGGTAGGGAATTGCGTGTATGTGTGAGAAAGAGGGGAAGTTGCGAGtcattttactctttttagaGTTTTCTAATCTTTAGGTTGGCTTTGGGGACCCAAGCCATCACAAGCTTTCAATGAATCAATAGCATACTAGATTAGAAAAAGAAGACCTGACTTTGGTGACCCACTCAACCTATTAGGATAGTATTTAATGTAGAGTACTAATGATAGACACTCAAGATTTTTTCACAATACCACCGTGCACTTTTGGTGCGGTGgttactctacaagtataaatgtttatTGGATGTGGGACGCAAGGATCAAGATTCAAGTCTTTAGGAGaaagtttcacatacatatacacttataCATTTACATTAGACtagagtaaaaattctatcttgtattaaaaaaaaaaaaattcacaacaattCATGTAATCTTAGGTATCTTGTGATTAGGCAATATCTGTTTTTGATAAAAGTTAGGTCAAGTTACTTAGATAAATAGCCGAATAGGATATTAGGTTCTTTAATTAAGTtcataaaaatttctttctatgaACAttgcttttaactttttatgcatgaataatttctttttactgttttatttaaaataatcataatttcttacttttgttggttttaattattacttttattattcaACACCTTTTCATCTTTGTTGGGGCCAAGGAATCTTCTCGGTTAATGGTCGACCGTTATTggaattttgtttggttgtgaaATGCAATAATTTATACATTCCAATTAgcatataccaaaaaaaattcataatatttttttataacaatttaaGTGATAAGCTTTTTGAACTCTTATTTGTAcatacctttattattttattacttattattcACATtatcagatatatatatatatatatataaattagtgtGTACTTTTTCCtgcaaagaagaaaatgaaaaattctaagATCACATAAAATGATACAATCTATGCCACAACTGTACATCTAAGTGACAGAATATAAAtggtgaagaaaaaatagtaaattcatgtgaaagtgaaaaaaagtcAATCACAACCtacataaaataattgtgaTAAAAAATGTGACAATTTATGTAGTATATTAAAAGTTGATAatggtttatttaattttattttaaattcaatttgaGTTCACACTAGCTTATATATATGTTCAACTTCAAACTTTGTTCATCAGCCATTTGCTAAGTAtaaatcaagaatcaagatatatagtttttatgttaaatgggttatagaaagataaaaataattttttttttttaaaattaaaaaaaataaaaaactttttgtcTAACGGACACTTGATTATAGGTAAATACAACGAGAAACTTCCGAGTTCCGACCCATAGTGCATCATCTATCGATCTACAATTCTATGCTCCCTGCTCTGTACCATTGATTTATAACCTTAACAGTTACTGTCTGCCAGCCACTGTCATGCTTGTGGGCATGTACGTAGAATCTGCGCATGCATTTTTTTCGGTACGAAACAGGGGTGTCGAGTATACTGAATTgctggccggtacggtatatttCGGCCTTACCAACTGGTACGGTACGTAATCAATAACCTTGAACCAAACACGGGTCTCTTTCGTTTTTCACAAGCTGTCCTCTTCAAACAGACCATATTGCCTTTATCAACTTTTGTTTGGCTATTCAACTATAACTTTCTCGTTTGATAATGACTTTAAGGACATTTCAAATCATGTTTCTTGATTTCTGATATCGATTTATTGGACGTattataaatattcaatatattttttttcttactacaGAGGAAGAACTAAATTAAGAAGCCATTCAACCGCAAAATTCTTAACAGCAATTTACATATTTGATTAGATAGTTGTTAAGGTCTGAAACAAGTTAAAATCCAATGACCCAAAGAAATTTGGTTGAATGCTAGTACAAAGCAAAAGACAAGCAGAAGCATATAACATCCAGCGAAGATCACAGAGAAAAGACTGTAGGTAGTAAATACGTAAGGACTTGCAAGTGGATGATGAGAGTGGAGAAACTCTTACATTAAAGTAACAGAGATATAGAGTACATGGTCATAAGTAATTCACGTTGATTGAAGATTTTGTTTCTACATGCGTGGGAGGGCCTCACCAGTCATCAGTCACCACTGTCACGACTCACGACCTACCTTGCTATGCTAACCACCACCAAGTTGGGATACAGCATTTTAATTTCTTAGGGTTTCTAGagcataaattaataaattattttaataaatttttattgaaaaaataattaacttttttgttatatttttaacttttttataaaaattttgataaaatagaaaattaatgtATGTCATAAGAGTATACATTTActagaccattttttttttcaatgtattTCACATGTTTTGTTGTAATATGTTATTTAGCCATTATGGATGCATGGAGCCAGGTAGGGGCCCAAAAAGGGGCCCAGCCTTGACCTTAaggtaaaaaagaaataggtatattatctacaattttatatttggaCCCCTGCAAATATTTTGGCCCCTCCTCTAAAGATTACATTGTAAGAGTATTTGCATTAGTTGTAAATAGCATAAGACTCCAAATTTGTCCAATCAACTCCAAAATGAATCTACATCAATCTATGTATCATTGTACAAAAGTACATATGTGCTACAATAATTATGCAAATGAATATTTTAGTAATTCTTTAGATTTGGGGCAATGATTTTTGGTTCAGGAAGAGGGAGATATGATTTgggatgataataaaaaattaataaggaaataatattttaataaaatgtagtgtAATATAGATAATCTAATGTAGggtattttgaaaagtgagtatgtaaaatagaaaaaaataagttcttttgctaaaatagacagaaaTTTTGCACGAGCTGATACGAATGCTCTAATGTAAGAAGAAACAATGTTGCTTTGTGTTTTTATCTTTATTAGTAGAtgattatattataatatattacaaaataatgattttatatttttgtctttgttgatagtttcttatatattaaatagaagcttattttgaattttttttttcttatgcttTGACTTCCTTAACTCAAAATCCTAACTTCATCCTTGGATTTAAGTGTAAAAGATGTTGCTTGAATCacgaaatagcaaaaaaacgtTTTAGttcaattggaattttttagtgttttcaaCTTAGATATCAAGGATCAAATCTTATCTCCCCACTATaagtattgaattaaaaaaataaaaataaaaataaacctacataaaatgtcaaaaaattatgaaaattattataatagttGTGCCTAAATTATAACAGGTGAACACTTAGGGGGtgtttagtttgtgttttcaaacaattattttcagtttttaaataacattacacgtattttcacatattttttcacttacacgtattttcacaaatattttcagacaataattttcagtttttaaatttatgtacCGAATAGACCCTTAATGATTTGTACGGTATGGGTAGCTATGGATCAGCTGGGTAGGTAGTAGGTATG includes the following:
- the LOC115987260 gene encoding probable carboxylesterase 17; this encodes MVQAKKIVEEVSGWLRVYDDGSVDRTWTGPPEVKFMAEPVPPHHEFVDGVATHDVKNSGKLRARIYLPEKNPDEENVKFPILLHFHGGGFCISQADWYMYYNMYTRMARSARVICVSVYLHLAPDHRLPTAIDDGYSALLWLSSLAKGESHEPWLNENADFNRVFLIGDSSGGNIVHEVAARAGKIDLSPLRLAGAIPIHPGYVRSERSKSELEHPQSPFLTLDMVDKFLSLALPLGCDKDHPITCPMGQAAPSLEELNLPPLLLCIAEKDLILDTEMEYYEALKKANKDVKLLTSPGMGHSFYLNKIDVDTDPNTAAQTTGLIAGITEFVNNH